A stretch of Elgaria multicarinata webbii isolate HBS135686 ecotype San Diego chromosome 5, rElgMul1.1.pri, whole genome shotgun sequence DNA encodes these proteins:
- the LOC134399653 gene encoding vitelline membrane outer layer protein 1-like, protein MDLSTSPMVFLILSCLQNTASAYHYNSILKVQNGGPWGHWGRKVFCPNGAASGFVLKVEPYQGAEKWKDDTSLNGIRLLCKEGSFISSAVGKWGAWSKIQSCPVPHELVAFSLRVETPQGFGDDTGANNIEFLCTDKSVLLGNSHEWGMFGPWSNQCATGTAICGFQTKVEVPQGVDDDTALNDVKFFCCTF, encoded by the exons ATGGACCTTTCCACCAGCCCTATGGTCTTCCTGATCCTCTCCTGCCTCCAGAACACAGCGTCGGCCTATCACTATAACTCCATACTCAAGGTGCAAAATGGAGGGccatggggacattgggggagaAAAGTATTTTGTCCCAATGGTGCTGCTTCTGGCTTTGTACTGAAG GTGGAACCGTATCAAGGTGCCGAAAAATGGAAAGATGATACATCCTTGAATGGCATCCGCCTGTTGTGTAAAGAGGGTTCATTTATTTCATCTGCAGTTGGGAA GTGGGGTGCTTGGTCTAAGATTCAGTCTTGCCCTGTACCACATGAACTGGTGGCCTTTAGTCTGAGAGTTGAAACACCCCAGGGGTTTGGGGATGACACAGGAGCCAACAATATCGAGTTCTTATGTACCGATAAGTCTGTACTGCTAGGCAACTCACATGAATGGGGTATGTTTGGTCCATGGAGCAATCAGTGTGCTACCGGTACTGCTATATGTGGGTTCCAGACAAAGGTGGAAGTTCCACAAGGAGTTGATGATGACACGGCATTGAACGATGTGAAGTTCTTCTGCTGTACGTTCTGA